The Oscillatoria sp. FACHB-1407 DNA window GGTTAGTGAAGTTGATGCTGTGGCTGAGAGCGAGGCATTGGGTGTCTCTCAGTTGGCTCAGTTGCAAGAATACAGTGCTGAAGGACAAGGTGAAGAGCAGGAAGCGGCTCAAGTCACCTCTGTTTCCCAATTGTCGGACGTTCAGCCGACAGACTGGGCATTCCAGGCACTGCAATCTCTGGTTGAGCGTTATGGTTGTATCGCGGGTTATCCCGATGGCACCTACCGGGGCAACCGGGCACTCACTCGTTATGAGTTTGCCGCTGGTATGAATGCTTGTCTAGACCGGATCACTGAATTGATCAGTTCTGGTTCAGAGGGTGTGGTTACTCGTGAAGACCTGGCAACCCTCCAACGTCTGCAAGAAGAGTTTGCGGCTGAGTTAGCCACCATTCGCGGTTTAGTTGACAACCTTGAAGCTCGTACTGCTGAGTTAGAGGCAAATCAGTTCTCAACTACCACCAGATTGGCAGGCGAAACTATCTTTGCAATTTCTGACATTTTTGGGGGCGAAGCTGATGCTGACGCCGATAACGAGCTTGAGGAGCCAGGAGTTGACGAGCAAAATAACCTCGTTTTCCAAAGCCGAGTTCGCCTTAACTTCGACACTAGCTTTACTGGCACTGACCGTTTGAGAGCACGTCTGCAAGGCGGTAACTTTTCTCGTTTTCTGGGTGACCCCAGCGCAGGGGAAACTCGTCTTGGTTTTGAAACCAACACCAGCAGCTATGACGTTCGGGTTGATGACCTGAATTACCAGTTCAACCTGGGCGATCGCACTCGAATTGGTATTTTCGCCAACTCGGCTGACTTAAGAGATATCGTTCTTGAAAACGTGGCTAGTCCATTTGTATCGTCAGGACGAGGTGCTATCTCCCGTTTTGGTCGTTTCAACCCCATCTACCGGATCACCAACGCCAACGGTGCTGCATCGATTACTTATCGCCTCACCAATCCTGCTTTGACAAACAATGTCTTTAGCGTTCAGTTGGGCTACGGTGCTGGGGAAGCCAACAACCCCGATCAGGGGGATGGTTTGTTTAGCGGAGACTACAGTGCGATCGCCCAACTTGTGGGGAGAAACCTGTTGGGAGGCAACCTGGATCTCGTCTTCACCTACATTAATTCCTACATTGGAACTGAGGATGACCCCGCTAACCCCGATCCAGATGACAATGACATCGCTGGAATCCGCTCTCCTGGTTTAGGTAGCCGCTTATCAAGGGTTGACCGCGATCGCCCTCTGTCGGTGAACTCTTACGGTCTACAGGCGAACTATCGCTTTAGCCCCGGCTTCCAACTAGGGGGATGGGTTGGCTATTCTTTTGTTCGAGCCATCGGACTGGGTGATGCCGATGTGTTGAACTACGCTGTGACCCTCGCATTTCCAGATTTGTTGGGTGAAGGCAACCTGGGTGGTATTGTCTTCGGTATGCAGCCTCGCCTGATTGATTCAGACAATTCTTTAGGTCTGGGTGACGATGGCGAAGATCTGAGTACTGGTTTCCACATTGAAGGGTTCTACCGTTTGGCTGTGACTGACAACATCGACATCACACCCGGTATCATCTGGCTGACCGCTCCAAACCACAACGAAGACAACGACGACATCTTTGTGGGCACGATCAGAACAACCTTCCGGTTCTAATCGTGCGGCAAGTTTTGAAGTGCTGGGTTCGCTTGCATGATCCATGCCGCTCAAGATCTTGCCATTTCGCCAGGGGCGTCCCAACAACTATATAAGCCCTTGAGGAAAATACCTTAGTCTTTAAGGATGACGGGGCGATCGCTGACCAGTTGGGTGTGAGCGATCGCTCTTTTTAGTTCCCCATTCACTCAAGCAGATGCCTGATTTCATCTTTCCTTGATTTTCGAGGGATTTCTGGTGAAATTTTGCCGCACTCGTGGGTAAGCATGATAGGCTATCGTCATCTAGTTCTTGTACTTTTTGGATGGTCATAGCTGCCAACATTGAGATTTTTTGATAATCTGTTTTTGGAGGAACAAAATATCTCCGGTTGTTAATGCTATAACCGTCTAGATTGCAAGTCCTTTTAGTTAGGTGTGAGGACCCAAATAATGTTGCCTAAAGTTCTTTGGAACTCTTTGCTGGTAACTCCAGCTGTTTTAGGTGCTGCTTTACTTTCCACATCAGCGATCGCAGCTGATGTCAACAGCACGACTGATTCTGCTGAGGCTTTACTCAACGATGTAACAGCCTCTGAGTTGACTGTTGCTCCTGAAGCGGCTCCTGTTGCTGAAGTTGCTCCCGTTGAAGCTCCTGCTCAAGTTGCTCAGGTTGTAACAGAGCCTGTTGCTGCTCCTGCTCCTGCTGCTTCCACAGCTTCTTTAGAAGAGATCAACCAGTACAGCCGCGAAGTCCGGAGCAATTCCATGTCTCAGGTGACTTCCGTTTCTCAGTTGTCTGACGTTCAGCCTACTGACTGGGCATTCCAGGCACTGCAATCTCTGGTTGAGCGTTACGGTTGTATCGCGGGTTATCCCGATGGTACCTACCGTGGTAACCGCGCTATGACTCGTTATGAGTTTGCCGCTGGTATGAACGCTTGCTTGGATCGCGTTAACGAACTGATCGCGGCTGGTTTGGCTGATGCAGTAACTCGCGAAGACTTGGCAACGCTCCAGCGTTTACAAGAAGAATTCGCAGCTGAATTGGCTACTCTGCGTGGTCGTGTTGATGCTCTCGAAGCTCGCACTGCTGAGTTGGAAGCAAACCAATTCTCCACTACCACTGTGTTGCGCGGTCGGACAATCTTCGCTGTATCTGACATCTTTGGTGGTGAAAACCTGGGTGTTGACGATGCTAACAACGCTGTCTTCCAAAGCCGGGTTCGCTTAAACTTTGACACCAGCTTCACAGGTGAAGACCGTTTGAGAGCACGTCTGCAAGCTGGTAACTTTGAAGGCTTCAACAACGTTCCATCTAGTGCATTCATCGGTGGACCTTCTTCTGTTACTACTCAAACTGAGTATTCCTTCCAGACCAACACTCCTAGCTACGAAGTTCGTATCTCTCGCTTGGAGTACTACTTCCCTCTCGGTGAAAACGTTACCGTTTACTTGGGCGCACGTGGCGAATCCATCAGCGACATCGTAACTTCGGTTAGCCCCTTCGACGATCCTGAGCAAGGTTCTTTGTCCTACTTTGGTTACAACCCCATCTATGACATTGGTGCTCAAGGTATCGGTGCTGGTGCGACCATCGACTTCACTGACAACATCCAACTCGGTTTCGGTTACTTGACCGATGACGGCAACGATCCCGATGAGAAGGAAGGTCTGTTTAACGGCGACTACACCGCTTTCGGTCAGTTGACGTTGACTCCTGGTGACCTGACCGTTGCATTGACCTACGCTAACTCCTACCTGACCGCTGATAGCGCAGGTACTGGTGGTTCCACCGTCCTCAATGCATACGGTGTGAGTGCTAACTTCTCCCTCAACGACACCATCCAAATCGGTGGATGGATCAGCTACATCGATAGCAGCATCTTCACTGGTGCTACTGGCGAAGGCGAAGGCTGGACTTACGCTGGTACGTTGGGCTTTGCTGACCTGGGCAGAGAAGGTAGCTTGTTGGGCTTCATCGTGGGCGTACCTCCTCGTCAAGCGTTCCTGGAAACCTTTGGACCTGGTGGCACTGTAACTCAAGAAGATGCAGCTCTCCATGTTGAAGGTTTCTATCGTTATCCGTTAACTGACAACATCTCCATCACTCCTGGTGTGATCTGGTTGATGGATCCCGGTAACGAGAACGATAACGATGACATCGTGATTGGTGTTGTTAGAACTAGCTTCAGCTTCTAATCACGTAATCTTCTCGGATCTCGTTTGAGACTCCATTTGCAAGCCCTACATTTAGTGGGGCTTTTTTTAGTTTCTCCTAAAAACCTGCAAACCCCACTGGAGAACCGGGGTATACTGGAAGAACCCTTCATCTTCCTGTGGAACTTGTGGAACTATCTTGTAAAAGCGAGTACGCTCTACTAGCTATGCTAGAGCTGGCAGCCCACTACACCAGTGGAGAGCCGTTACAAATCCGTCAAATTGCAGCAGAACAAAATATTCCCGATCGCTATCTAGAGCAGTTGCTAGCAACCCTGCGGCGGTGTGGTTTGGTGCGATCGCAACGAGGTGCTAAAGGAGGCTATCTATTAGCGCGTGAACCCTGGAAAATTACGCTATTAGATGTCGTTAACGGAATTGAAGGCTCTGATCATCAGTCAACTGAACCCACAAAAGAACTCAAGTCGGTTGAAGGAATGGTGATTTGGGAGATTTGGCAGGAAGCCGGTCAAGCCGCGAATGCCGTGTTGCAGAAGTATACATTGCAAGACCTGGCAGAGAAGCGTAACTCTCGACGGCAACTCGACATTATGTACTACATCTAATTCATAAATCTAT harbors:
- a CDS encoding iron uptake porin, translated to MTGKILWNILLAAPVALGAALVGLTPAAIAVEAQTSSQTEAASTELVSVTEVTLIEPTTQVDELAPVPLVTTETQAVTLPVVSEVDAVAESEALGVSQLAQLQEYSAEGQGEEQEAAQVTSVSQLSDVQPTDWAFQALQSLVERYGCIAGYPDGTYRGNRALTRYEFAAGMNACLDRITELISSGSEGVVTREDLATLQRLQEEFAAELATIRGLVDNLEARTAELEANQFSTTTRLAGETIFAISDIFGGEADADADNELEEPGVDEQNNLVFQSRVRLNFDTSFTGTDRLRARLQGGNFSRFLGDPSAGETRLGFETNTSSYDVRVDDLNYQFNLGDRTRIGIFANSADLRDIVLENVASPFVSSGRGAISRFGRFNPIYRITNANGAASITYRLTNPALTNNVFSVQLGYGAGEANNPDQGDGLFSGDYSAIAQLVGRNLLGGNLDLVFTYINSYIGTEDDPANPDPDDNDIAGIRSPGLGSRLSRVDRDRPLSVNSYGLQANYRFSPGFQLGGWVGYSFVRAIGLGDADVLNYAVTLAFPDLLGEGNLGGIVFGMQPRLIDSDNSLGLGDDGEDLSTGFHIEGFYRLAVTDNIDITPGIIWLTAPNHNEDNDDIFVGTIRTTFRF
- a CDS encoding iron uptake porin — translated: MLPKVLWNSLLVTPAVLGAALLSTSAIAADVNSTTDSAEALLNDVTASELTVAPEAAPVAEVAPVEAPAQVAQVVTEPVAAPAPAASTASLEEINQYSREVRSNSMSQVTSVSQLSDVQPTDWAFQALQSLVERYGCIAGYPDGTYRGNRAMTRYEFAAGMNACLDRVNELIAAGLADAVTREDLATLQRLQEEFAAELATLRGRVDALEARTAELEANQFSTTTVLRGRTIFAVSDIFGGENLGVDDANNAVFQSRVRLNFDTSFTGEDRLRARLQAGNFEGFNNVPSSAFIGGPSSVTTQTEYSFQTNTPSYEVRISRLEYYFPLGENVTVYLGARGESISDIVTSVSPFDDPEQGSLSYFGYNPIYDIGAQGIGAGATIDFTDNIQLGFGYLTDDGNDPDEKEGLFNGDYTAFGQLTLTPGDLTVALTYANSYLTADSAGTGGSTVLNAYGVSANFSLNDTIQIGGWISYIDSSIFTGATGEGEGWTYAGTLGFADLGREGSLLGFIVGVPPRQAFLETFGPGGTVTQEDAALHVEGFYRYPLTDNISITPGVIWLMDPGNENDNDDIVIGVVRTSFSF
- a CDS encoding RrF2 family transcriptional regulator yields the protein MLELAAHYTSGEPLQIRQIAAEQNIPDRYLEQLLATLRRCGLVRSQRGAKGGYLLAREPWKITLLDVVNGIEGSDHQSTEPTKELKSVEGMVIWEIWQEAGQAANAVLQKYTLQDLAEKRNSRRQLDIMYYI